The following proteins are encoded in a genomic region of [Eubacterium] hominis:
- a CDS encoding MarR family transcriptional regulator: MQENEVVIRLLRNIMCNLSTIMNHYYEPYGITGVQCQVMMEIAENGGEIRTSELAKHLQMGNSNLSAIIKRMERHDLLIRRRNPMDERIVMVSLSEKSKHCMAEMQKDLHRHFDLLAPLKQQEKDDIIKCLQMLNQAIVGGVQHEEHK, encoded by the coding sequence ATGCAAGAGAATGAAGTAGTTATACGCCTGTTGAGAAACATAATGTGTAATCTGTCTACGATCATGAATCATTATTATGAACCATATGGAATCACAGGGGTACAATGTCAGGTGATGATGGAAATCGCAGAAAATGGTGGAGAGATACGTACAAGTGAACTTGCGAAGCATTTACAGATGGGGAATTCCAATTTATCTGCCATCATCAAACGGATGGAACGCCATGATCTTTTGATCAGAAGAAGAAATCCTATGGATGAGCGAATCGTGATGGTATCACTTAGTGAAAAATCCAAACACTGTATGGCAGAAATGCAAAAAGATCTACATCGCCATTTTGACTTGTTAGCACCATTAAAACAACAAGAAAAGGATGATATCATAAAATGTTTACAAATGCTGAATCAGGCAATCGTAGGAGGTGTACAACATGAAGAACACAAATAA
- a CDS encoding zinc dependent phospholipase C family protein has translation MPNIITHKIFAEEVLKKISKKDIEDIIERYHQIYYIGSNGPDFLFFQHAKPWEAMKSHTLNRLGSAMHAGKVNAFYEVAIREVKRQKNVEVKEMMMAYLFGHLCHWALDKTTHPYIFYRTGNCKGVSAGYHHRFESMMDTMMLEKYHNINIKDYRSYEICEYNESILKAISRIYVPAAKEVYHVEVKVHDLRETLNSWYDVQKLLYDPNHVKYAILKGIEGVIRKPWAISGNIVKSKIDDRYDVLNEEKRVWYHPCDDHISSNESFLELFDKGIFTAISVIEKAYGCIEYDAGIDGVMDILQDQAYDTGMAQGKQMQFFDIIYEEKA, from the coding sequence ATGCCAAATATTATCACACATAAAATTTTTGCAGAAGAAGTCTTGAAAAAAATATCAAAAAAGGATATTGAAGATATTATCGAGCGTTATCATCAGATTTATTATATTGGAAGCAATGGACCGGATTTTTTATTCTTTCAACATGCGAAACCATGGGAAGCAATGAAAAGTCATACCTTGAATCGTTTAGGAAGTGCCATGCATGCAGGAAAAGTCAATGCCTTTTATGAAGTTGCTATTCGCGAAGTTAAACGACAGAAAAATGTTGAAGTAAAAGAAATGATGATGGCATATCTGTTTGGGCATTTATGCCACTGGGCATTAGATAAAACCACTCATCCATATATCTTTTATCGTACCGGCAATTGTAAAGGTGTCAGTGCAGGATATCATCATCGTTTTGAATCCATGATGGATACCATGATGCTGGAAAAATACCATAATATCAATATTAAAGATTATCGAAGCTATGAAATATGTGAATATAACGAAAGTATTTTAAAGGCAATTTCACGTATTTATGTACCCGCCGCAAAAGAAGTGTACCATGTGGAGGTAAAAGTACATGATCTAAGAGAAACCTTGAATTCATGGTATGATGTACAAAAATTACTATATGATCCAAATCATGTGAAATATGCAATATTAAAAGGAATCGAAGGTGTTATTCGTAAACCATGGGCAATTTCTGGCAATATTGTAAAAAGTAAGATAGATGATCGTTATGATGTATTAAATGAAGAAAAACGTGTATGGTATCATCCTTGTGATGATCATATCAGTTCAAATGAAAGTTTTTTGGAATTATTTGATAAAGGCATTTTCACTGCCATTTCTGTCATAGAAAAAGCCTATGGCTGTATCGAATATGATGCGGGTATAGATGGTGTGATGGATATTTTACAGGATCAAGCATATGATACTGGTATGGCACAGGGAAAGCAGATGCAGTTCTTTGATATCATATATGAAGAAAAAGCATAA
- a CDS encoding ABC-F family ATP-binding cassette domain-containing protein has protein sequence MLLCKIDHIDKTFSNKILFQHVTFEIRQHDHIGIVGENGCGKTTLLNILTNKIMPDEGKVTWYATYQYFQQFDEQLYDDISGGEALRNRLQETIQSNAFVYLLDEPISNLDNAGIQKVSYFLHHCDTYVIVSHDPQLLSECTKIIEISHHQVQIYEGNYEAYQIQKEKQNKKIQEEYNTYIQQKQQIEHMIDDKRKKMAKVSKKPKHMSHSEFKMRGYVALRTSFQGKEKKAAKQIKALQKRIKHMEVKNKPHEKKTVQFDLSNIQQLPSNIVVSAHDFSFAYDQKIIFQHASFTLYNRRCTCILGENGSGKTTLMNNIASMNEQFWYGGHPVFAKLDQDFRNLDKQRTLWENAKMDCVQSDQVLRRICDQLLFDTYDLKKQVSLLSGGEKIRLSIIKLLVSNANVLLLDEPTNYMDSDSVDAFIHVVKEYPGCMLIITHDERVLRKLAEELWILKNKLIFMFQGNYEEYLIDQKNKKKEVKIEKSILEMRLSHASAKHYQTRDDQEKERLEKEMETIIQQLKHRNM, from the coding sequence TTGTTGTTGTGTAAAATCGATCATATCGATAAAACGTTTTCCAATAAGATATTGTTTCAGCATGTTACCTTTGAAATCAGACAACATGACCATATAGGAATTGTAGGAGAAAATGGTTGTGGAAAGACCACTTTATTAAATATCCTGACGAATAAAATAATGCCTGATGAAGGTAAGGTTACCTGGTATGCGACATATCAATACTTTCAACAATTTGATGAACAGCTATATGATGATATCAGTGGTGGAGAAGCACTCAGAAATCGTTTGCAGGAAACGATACAATCAAATGCATTTGTTTACCTATTAGATGAACCAATTAGTAATCTGGACAATGCAGGGATACAAAAGGTATCCTATTTCCTTCATCACTGCGATACTTATGTCATCGTATCACATGATCCTCAATTATTGTCAGAATGTACAAAAATCATCGAGATTTCCCATCATCAAGTACAGATTTATGAAGGAAATTATGAAGCATATCAAATACAAAAGGAAAAACAAAATAAAAAGATACAAGAAGAATATAATACATACATCCAGCAAAAACAGCAAATTGAACATATGATAGATGACAAACGAAAGAAAATGGCAAAGGTATCTAAAAAGCCGAAACATATGTCCCATTCAGAATTTAAGATGCGAGGATATGTCGCTTTACGTACAAGTTTTCAAGGAAAAGAGAAAAAGGCCGCAAAACAAATTAAGGCTTTACAAAAAAGAATCAAGCATATGGAAGTAAAAAACAAACCACATGAAAAGAAAACTGTTCAATTTGATTTATCAAATATACAGCAATTACCATCGAATATCGTTGTATCAGCGCATGATTTTTCATTTGCATATGATCAAAAAATCATATTTCAGCATGCATCTTTTACATTATATAATAGAAGGTGTACCTGTATCTTGGGGGAAAACGGTAGTGGGAAAACAACCTTAATGAACAATATTGCCTCTATGAATGAACAGTTTTGGTATGGAGGACATCCGGTATTTGCGAAACTAGATCAGGATTTTAGAAATTTAGATAAGCAAAGAACACTTTGGGAAAATGCCAAAATGGATTGTGTACAATCAGATCAGGTATTACGCAGAATCTGTGACCAACTACTATTTGATACATATGACTTAAAGAAACAGGTATCACTTTTAAGCGGTGGCGAAAAAATACGCTTATCCATCATAAAATTGCTTGTATCAAATGCAAATGTCCTGCTTTTGGATGAACCAACCAATTATATGGATAGCGATAGTGTTGATGCATTTATTCACGTTGTTAAAGAATATCCAGGATGTATGCTGATAATCACGCATGATGAACGAGTGTTGCGAAAACTTGCTGAGGAATTATGGATATTGAAAAATAAACTAATTTTCATGTTTCAAGGAAATTATGAAGAATATCTCATAGATCAAAAAAATAAAAAGAAAGAAGTAAAAATTGAAAAAAGTATATTGGAAATGCGATTAAGTCATGCGAGTGCTAAACATTATCAAACAAGGGATGATCAAGAAAAAGAAAGACTTGAAAAAGAAATGGAAACCATCATCCAACAGTTAAAACATAGGAATATGTGA
- a CDS encoding DUF1893 domain-containing protein, which yields MEDLKKALKKEQLTCIVSSCGHIYKEKNKGILPLLHFIEQGVLREGIVVDKVIGKAAAMLMIYGGVKKVHACMISEHALTMFRQHHIPISYDVLVPYIINRSGTGMCPMEESVLACEDIEEAYHILCKKAESMKKAG from the coding sequence TTGGAAGATTTGAAAAAAGCTTTAAAAAAGGAACAATTAACCTGTATTGTTTCCTCTTGCGGACATATTTATAAAGAGAAAAATAAAGGTATTCTTCCTTTACTGCATTTTATTGAGCAGGGGGTGCTGCGTGAGGGCATCGTGGTAGATAAAGTCATTGGAAAAGCTGCTGCCATGTTAATGATTTATGGCGGTGTTAAAAAAGTTCATGCCTGTATGATCAGTGAACATGCTTTAACGATGTTTCGTCAACATCATATCCCAATCAGTTATGATGTACTTGTGCCTTATATTATAAATCGAAGTGGGACAGGGATGTGCCCCATGGAAGAAAGTGTATTGGCTTGTGAAGATATAGAAGAAGCTTATCATATCCTTTGTAAGAAAGCAGAAAGTATGAAAAAAGCCGGCTAA
- a CDS encoding DNA-3-methyladenine glycosylase I — translation MEKKRCKWASDVPEIYVKYHDEEWGVPCHDDHHLFEMLILEGFQAGLSWLTILKKREAFREAFDHFDATIIKDYDEDKIKTLMQNKAIVRNKRKIEAAKINANVFIQIQKEFGSFDAYLWHFTDNKVVYDHDEPIPTSTPLSDEISNDLKKRGMKFVGTTIIYAYLQAIGVVNSHEKDCFLYQKH, via the coding sequence ATGGAAAAGAAACGATGTAAATGGGCAAGTGATGTACCAGAGATTTATGTAAAATATCATGATGAAGAATGGGGCGTCCCATGTCATGATGATCATCATCTGTTTGAAATGTTGATTTTGGAAGGATTTCAGGCAGGGTTATCATGGTTAACCATTTTAAAGAAACGAGAAGCATTTCGTGAAGCATTTGATCATTTTGATGCAACGATCATCAAAGATTATGATGAAGATAAAATAAAAACATTGATGCAGAATAAAGCAATCGTACGAAACAAAAGAAAGATAGAAGCCGCTAAGATCAATGCGAACGTATTTATACAAATACAGAAAGAATTTGGCAGCTTTGATGCCTATTTATGGCATTTTACAGATAATAAAGTGGTATATGATCATGATGAACCAATACCGACAAGTACGCCTTTGTCTGATGAAATCAGTAATGATTTAAAAAAACGTGGGATGAAGTTTGTTGGAACTACCATCATATATGCCTATCTGCAGGCAATTGGTGTTGTGAATTCTC
- the raiA gene encoding ribosome-associated translation inhibitor RaiA, translating to MKVQIYGKNITVTAAIAEKIEKKLSHLEKYFIIDENVVANVVVRVYPNKQKIEVTIPTKYAVLRTEVVDDDLYAAIDKAIDKLEDQIRRQKTRLTRKNKEKLAYAFIEEDFEVADDEDDDEDELVKTKSIVPDTMELDEAIMRMEMLNHSFFIYRDDETKEIAVVYKRNDGGYGLIETE from the coding sequence ATGAAAGTCCAAATCTACGGAAAAAATATTACAGTTACTGCGGCAATCGCCGAAAAGATTGAGAAGAAGTTATCTCACTTAGAAAAATACTTCATAATTGATGAAAACGTGGTAGCAAATGTGGTGGTTCGTGTATATCCAAACAAACAGAAAATCGAGGTTACAATTCCTACCAAATATGCAGTATTACGTACTGAAGTTGTGGATGATGATTTATATGCAGCCATCGATAAAGCTATTGATAAATTAGAAGATCAGATTCGTCGTCAAAAGACACGTCTGACAAGAAAGAATAAAGAAAAATTAGCATATGCATTTATTGAAGAAGATTTTGAAGTTGCTGATGATGAAGATGATGATGAAGATGAACTTGTAAAAACAAAATCTATCGTTCCTGATACAATGGAATTAGATGAAGCAATCATGCGTATGGAAATGTTGAATCACAGTTTCTTCATCTATCGTGATGATGAAACTAAAGAAATCGCTGTTGTTTACAAACGTAATGATGGTGGTTATGGTTTGATTGAAACAGAATAA
- a CDS encoding membrane dipeptidase: MKLFDLHADIGYDVMEEKTKGDFHVVKNTHAKKFDQGQIAYVAMASFFEGKEDWTYMQDMIKSLRKQIEECVDIDLVLSKEDLLNDNGHKKAVMSVEGMCGIKDAPREKIRWMYEQGVRIASFCWNDENALATGVKGTITRGLTDMGKEALDEMNKLHIIVDVSHANEKTFWDIMNANPWQVIATHSNLRDLCDHPRNLWKKQAQAIAAQDGVIGVVCAPGFVSTKKEEQDIPHLVAHVKALKECIGIEHIAVGFDFMDFYDDADIYGAITDLSNATQAQNFVDELYHQGFDASQVEQICFKNAIHVVSKAYENRL, encoded by the coding sequence ATGAAACTTTTTGATTTACATGCGGACATTGGATACGATGTCATGGAGGAAAAAACAAAAGGAGATTTTCATGTGGTGAAAAACACCCATGCGAAAAAATTTGATCAGGGGCAAATCGCCTATGTGGCAATGGCAAGTTTCTTTGAAGGCAAAGAAGACTGGACATATATGCAGGATATGATCAAAAGCCTTCGTAAACAGATCGAAGAATGTGTTGATATTGACCTTGTTTTAAGTAAAGAAGATTTATTAAATGACAATGGGCATAAAAAAGCAGTCATGAGTGTGGAAGGTATGTGTGGCATTAAGGATGCACCAAGAGAGAAAATCAGATGGATGTATGAGCAGGGTGTACGAATCGCTTCATTTTGCTGGAATGATGAAAATGCACTGGCAACTGGTGTAAAGGGAACCATAACACGAGGATTAACAGATATGGGAAAAGAAGCACTTGATGAAATGAACAAACTGCATATAATTGTGGATGTATCCCATGCGAATGAAAAAACTTTCTGGGATATCATGAATGCAAACCCATGGCAGGTCATTGCGACACATTCCAACTTGCGTGATTTATGTGATCATCCAAGAAACCTATGGAAAAAACAGGCGCAGGCAATTGCTGCACAAGATGGTGTCATCGGTGTTGTGTGTGCGCCAGGCTTTGTGTCCACAAAAAAAGAGGAACAGGATATTCCTCATCTCGTAGCGCATGTGAAAGCATTAAAAGAATGTATTGGTATCGAGCATATCGCCGTTGGATTTGATTTTATGGATTTTTATGATGACGCGGATATTTATGGGGCCATTACAGATTTATCAAATGCTACACAGGCACAAAACTTTGTAGATGAATTATATCATCAAGGTTTTGATGCATCACAAGTTGAACAAATCTGTTTCAAAAATGCAATTCATGTAGTTTCAAAAGCATATGAAAACCGGCTATAA
- the hflB gene encoding ATP-dependent zinc metalloprotease FtsH, producing MKNTNKKKRPLYFYYFIILIVILVGNYLLSNYMYDKHMESVSYDQFLTAIDEKKIDKVNIGDEDITYTIKGEEKKAYQTETMENDTTLIDKLHQAGATFTREHAKEMNPWLYLFLTVVAPLLLLWWLGNRTFKKMQEKMGGDSMSFGGGGFGNFGKSDAKVYVKSQSGKTFEDVAGQEEAKEALQEMVEFLKNPEKYKKIGAQMPKGALLVGPPGTGKTLLAKAVAGEANVPFFSISGSEFVEMFVGRGAARVRDLFKQAREKAPCIVFIDEVDTIGKKRDGAGYGGNDEREQTLNQLLAEMDGFDGSTGVIILAATNRPESLDQALLRPGRFDRRIPVELPDLAGREAILAVHAKDVRISKNVDLRGIARATAGASGAELANIINEAALLAVKDNRTQVIQKDLEEAVETVIAGYQRKNAVISTKEKLIVSYHEIGHALVAAKSKNSMPVTKITIVPRTSGALGYTMQVPEDESNLITKEEAFTKIVTYCGGRAAEDLIFHSITSGAANDIEQATKVARSMITRLGMSDEFGMTALETINNKYLGGDASLACSDQTATKIDEEVVKLIKEAYANAYKILEENKDKLHELAKFLYERETITGEQFMEILNRKPLLETQENKEC from the coding sequence ATGAAGAACACAAATAAGAAAAAGCGACCTTTATATTTTTATTACTTTATCATATTGATCGTGATATTGGTTGGTAATTACCTTTTGAGTAATTATATGTATGATAAACATATGGAAAGTGTTAGTTATGATCAGTTTTTAACTGCCATTGATGAAAAGAAAATAGATAAGGTCAATATAGGTGATGAAGATATTACCTATACCATCAAAGGTGAAGAAAAAAAGGCTTATCAGACGGAAACCATGGAAAATGATACAACGTTAATAGATAAACTGCATCAGGCAGGTGCTACTTTCACAAGAGAGCATGCCAAGGAAATGAATCCATGGCTGTATCTGTTTCTAACAGTCGTAGCCCCATTATTACTATTGTGGTGGCTGGGTAATCGTACCTTTAAGAAAATGCAGGAAAAGATGGGCGGCGATTCCATGAGCTTTGGTGGAGGCGGCTTTGGCAACTTTGGAAAAAGCGATGCAAAGGTCTATGTAAAAAGCCAGAGTGGAAAGACTTTTGAAGATGTAGCTGGTCAGGAAGAAGCAAAAGAAGCTTTACAGGAAATGGTGGAATTCTTAAAGAATCCGGAAAAATATAAAAAAATCGGTGCACAGATGCCGAAAGGTGCTTTATTAGTAGGTCCTCCAGGAACCGGGAAAACATTATTAGCAAAAGCGGTTGCTGGAGAAGCAAATGTTCCATTCTTTTCTATCAGCGGCTCAGAATTCGTGGAAATGTTTGTAGGACGTGGGGCAGCACGTGTGCGTGATTTATTCAAACAGGCCAGAGAAAAAGCGCCATGTATTGTCTTTATTGATGAAGTGGATACAATTGGTAAAAAACGTGACGGTGCAGGATATGGTGGCAATGATGAACGTGAACAGACATTAAATCAGCTGCTTGCGGAAATGGATGGGTTTGATGGATCTACCGGCGTTATCATTTTAGCCGCAACCAATCGTCCTGAATCCTTAGATCAGGCATTATTAAGACCTGGAAGATTTGATCGTCGTATACCGGTAGAATTACCAGATTTAGCAGGACGAGAAGCAATATTAGCCGTACATGCGAAAGATGTGCGTATAAGCAAGAATGTAGATTTAAGAGGTATCGCCAGAGCAACAGCTGGTGCCAGTGGGGCAGAGCTTGCCAATATCATTAATGAAGCCGCATTGCTTGCGGTAAAGGATAACCGTACACAGGTCATTCAAAAAGATTTAGAAGAAGCTGTAGAAACGGTAATCGCTGGTTATCAGCGTAAGAATGCAGTGATTTCCACTAAAGAAAAATTGATTGTATCTTATCATGAAATTGGTCATGCACTGGTAGCCGCAAAATCAAAAAATAGTATGCCAGTAACCAAAATCACGATTGTGCCAAGAACCAGTGGTGCCCTTGGATATACAATGCAGGTACCAGAAGATGAATCTAATCTGATTACCAAAGAAGAAGCGTTCACAAAGATCGTTACATATTGTGGTGGTCGTGCAGCAGAAGACTTGATCTTCCATTCCATTACCAGTGGTGCTGCCAATGATATTGAACAGGCAACCAAGGTTGCACGTAGTATGATTACACGACTTGGTATGAGTGATGAATTCGGTATGACAGCACTGGAAACCATCAATAATAAATATCTGGGTGGAGATGCTTCCCTTGCGTGCAGTGATCAAACAGCAACCAAGATTGATGAAGAAGTTGTCAAACTGATTAAAGAAGCTTACGCCAATGCGTATAAGATATTAGAAGAAAATAAAGACAAATTACATGAGCTTGCGAAATTCCTGTATGAAAGAGAAACCATTACAGGAGAGCAGTTTATGGAAATATTAAACCGTAAGCCATTATTGGAAACACAAGAAAATAAAGAATGCTAA